The Punica granatum isolate Tunisia-2019 chromosome 4, ASM765513v2, whole genome shotgun sequence genome has a window encoding:
- the LOC116203524 gene encoding uncharacterized protein LOC116203524 isoform X1, which yields MDHSDYYASYDQQHVQGTYDPSQPSQPHCSSSIAGPATTAAAQSSSSYYSYDPQHCAAYYHSQDYANYYYQQHHQQPPETHQQQQHSQNSQLYQEPHLPSHQNPYYEQAAQNPSSDPWQSSVSAHRGIHHPQMGQSESIGKGGRIGNRQSKRGGKAGSRGAQQGPPMEQEPGSAPGRLPRMVRCELCRVECNAPEILEQHKNGKRHKKNLRVHEELQNLKKQMSEPEKPAENLPAETRPHEEGACGAGMKRKMKGGRGGKFLKAESGLRRPVGSAQPKEPAFPFICDLCNVKCESQVVFNTHLTGKKHLSKMKRFQRNQSLSSKSQVFGPPCASSSLPVSSTSVTLEANNQTSGSEPLALLSVNGVSSSDPQVLLAQIIMDYVRSQTHGVPQQGQALVPGSGSGTQNQQGQQIHDSETALETSALPPGTRIETKTMTEVSSGEAVSCGPASCSETAKDIGPQ from the exons ATGGATCACTCCGATTACTACGCAAGCTACGACCAGCAGCACGTTCAGGGGACTTACGACCCATCTCAGCCATCGCAGCCCCACTGCTCATCCTCAATCGCCGGCCCCGCCACGACGGCGGCGGCCcaatcctcctcctcctactATTCCTACGATCCCCAGCACTGCGCCGCCTATTACCATTCCCAAGACTACGCCAATTACTACTATCAGCAGCACCATCAACAGCCACCCGAAACtcatcagcagcagcagcattcCCAGAATTCTCAGTTATACCAGGAACCTCACTTGCCCTCCCATCAGAACCCTTATTACGAGCAGGCTGCTCAGAATCCGAGTTCGGATCCTTGGCAATCGAGTGTTTCTGCCCATAGAGGAATTCACCACCCA CAGATGGGGCAATCTGAAAGCATTGGGAAAGGAGGGAGAATAGGCAACCGGCAGTCTAAACGAGGAGGAAAGGCTGGCAGCCGAGGTGCACAACAAGGCCCTCCTATGGAACAAGAACCTGGAAGTGCTCCAGGCCGACTCCCAAGAATGGTACGTTGTGAGCTCTGTAGGGTTGAATGCAACGCACCTGAGATCTTGGAACAGCATAAGAATGGAAAGCGCCACAAGAAGAACCTTCGAGTCCATGAAGAGCTGCAGAATCTCAAGAAGCAGATGAGCGAACCTGAGAAACCTGCAGAAAATCTTCCAGCTGAGACTAGACCACATGAGGAAGGGGCCTGTGGGGCTGGTATGAAGAGGAAAATGAAGGGAGGCAGGGGAGGCAAGTTTCTTAAGGCTGAATCAGGCCTGAGACGGCCAGTGGGGTCAGCCCAACCGAAAGAACCAGCTTTTCCATTCATTTGTGATCTGTGCAATGTTAAGTGCGAATCCCAGGTGGTCTTCAATACCCACCTGACTGGGAAAAAGCATTTGTCGAAGATGAAGAGGTTCCAGAGAAACCAGTCTCTCAGTAGCAAGTCTCAGGTGTTTGGCCCGCCTTGCGCAAGCTCAAGTCTTCCGGTTTCTTCAACCTCGGTTACTCTGGAGGCCAACAATCAGACCAGTGGTTCTGAGCCTCTGGCTCTTTTGTCGGTTAATGGAGTTTCCTCTTCGGACCCACAGGTCCTTTTGGCTCAGATAATAATGGATTATGTGCGATCTCAAACCCATGGAGTTCCTCAGCAGGGCCAAGCATTGGTGCCTGGGTCGGGCTCAGGGACTCAGAACCAGCAAGGTCAGCAGATACACGATTCAGAAACCGCATTAGAAACCTCAGCTCTTCCTCCTGGTACCAGGATAGAGACCAAAACCATGACTGAAGTATCATCGGGGGAAGCTGTTTCCTGTGGGCCTGCAAGTTGCAGTGAGACAGCTAAGGACATAGGGCCACAGTGA
- the LOC116203524 gene encoding uncharacterized protein LOC116203524 isoform X2, whose product MDHSDYYASYDQQHVQGTYDPSQPSQPHCSSSIAGPATTAAAQSSSSYYSYDPQHCAAYYHSQDYANYYYQQHHQQPPETHQQQQHSQNSQLYQEPHLPSHQNPYYEQAAQNPSSDPWQSSVSAHRGIHHPMGQSESIGKGGRIGNRQSKRGGKAGSRGAQQGPPMEQEPGSAPGRLPRMVRCELCRVECNAPEILEQHKNGKRHKKNLRVHEELQNLKKQMSEPEKPAENLPAETRPHEEGACGAGMKRKMKGGRGGKFLKAESGLRRPVGSAQPKEPAFPFICDLCNVKCESQVVFNTHLTGKKHLSKMKRFQRNQSLSSKSQVFGPPCASSSLPVSSTSVTLEANNQTSGSEPLALLSVNGVSSSDPQVLLAQIIMDYVRSQTHGVPQQGQALVPGSGSGTQNQQGQQIHDSETALETSALPPGTRIETKTMTEVSSGEAVSCGPASCSETAKDIGPQ is encoded by the exons ATGGATCACTCCGATTACTACGCAAGCTACGACCAGCAGCACGTTCAGGGGACTTACGACCCATCTCAGCCATCGCAGCCCCACTGCTCATCCTCAATCGCCGGCCCCGCCACGACGGCGGCGGCCcaatcctcctcctcctactATTCCTACGATCCCCAGCACTGCGCCGCCTATTACCATTCCCAAGACTACGCCAATTACTACTATCAGCAGCACCATCAACAGCCACCCGAAACtcatcagcagcagcagcattcCCAGAATTCTCAGTTATACCAGGAACCTCACTTGCCCTCCCATCAGAACCCTTATTACGAGCAGGCTGCTCAGAATCCGAGTTCGGATCCTTGGCAATCGAGTGTTTCTGCCCATAGAGGAATTCACCACCCA ATGGGGCAATCTGAAAGCATTGGGAAAGGAGGGAGAATAGGCAACCGGCAGTCTAAACGAGGAGGAAAGGCTGGCAGCCGAGGTGCACAACAAGGCCCTCCTATGGAACAAGAACCTGGAAGTGCTCCAGGCCGACTCCCAAGAATGGTACGTTGTGAGCTCTGTAGGGTTGAATGCAACGCACCTGAGATCTTGGAACAGCATAAGAATGGAAAGCGCCACAAGAAGAACCTTCGAGTCCATGAAGAGCTGCAGAATCTCAAGAAGCAGATGAGCGAACCTGAGAAACCTGCAGAAAATCTTCCAGCTGAGACTAGACCACATGAGGAAGGGGCCTGTGGGGCTGGTATGAAGAGGAAAATGAAGGGAGGCAGGGGAGGCAAGTTTCTTAAGGCTGAATCAGGCCTGAGACGGCCAGTGGGGTCAGCCCAACCGAAAGAACCAGCTTTTCCATTCATTTGTGATCTGTGCAATGTTAAGTGCGAATCCCAGGTGGTCTTCAATACCCACCTGACTGGGAAAAAGCATTTGTCGAAGATGAAGAGGTTCCAGAGAAACCAGTCTCTCAGTAGCAAGTCTCAGGTGTTTGGCCCGCCTTGCGCAAGCTCAAGTCTTCCGGTTTCTTCAACCTCGGTTACTCTGGAGGCCAACAATCAGACCAGTGGTTCTGAGCCTCTGGCTCTTTTGTCGGTTAATGGAGTTTCCTCTTCGGACCCACAGGTCCTTTTGGCTCAGATAATAATGGATTATGTGCGATCTCAAACCCATGGAGTTCCTCAGCAGGGCCAAGCATTGGTGCCTGGGTCGGGCTCAGGGACTCAGAACCAGCAAGGTCAGCAGATACACGATTCAGAAACCGCATTAGAAACCTCAGCTCTTCCTCCTGGTACCAGGATAGAGACCAAAACCATGACTGAAGTATCATCGGGGGAAGCTGTTTCCTGTGGGCCTGCAAGTTGCAGTGAGACAGCTAAGGACATAGGGCCACAGTGA